One part of the Arthrobacter sp. EM1 genome encodes these proteins:
- the thiC gene encoding phosphomethylpyrimidine synthase ThiC — MSSMNSHSLAYARDPENGIRVPVTEIALEDSPNGTKNPPFTVYRTAGPGSDPVIGLEPFRSEWIESRGDTEPYGGRERNLLDDGKSAVRRGAASAEWKGAQPVPRRALEGKTVTQMRYARQGVITPEMRFVAVRENCDVELVRGEVAAGRAIIPNNINHPESEPMIIGKAFLVKINANIGNSAVTSSIAEEVDKLQWAARWGADTVMDLSTGDDIHTTREWIIRNAPVPIGTVPIYQALEKVNGEANDLTWEIYRDTVIEQCEQGVDYMTVHAGVLLRYVPLTANRVTGIVSRGGSIMAGWCLAHHQENFLYTHFDELCEIFAKYDVAFSLGDGLRPGATADANDAAQFAELDTLAELTKRAWKYDVQVMVEGPGHIPFHLVRENVERQQELCDGAPFYTLGPLVTDIAPGYDHITSAIGATEIARYGTAMLCYVTPKEHLGLPNKDDVKTGVITYKIAAHAADLAKGHPGAHERDDALSKARFEFRWRDQFALSLDPETAESFHDETLPAEPAKTAHFCSMCGPKFCSMRLSQDIRDQFGGMSEQEAIAGMNAKSDEFRESGGKVYLPEPVVPGS; from the coding sequence ATGAGCTCCATGAATTCACATTCGCTCGCGTACGCCCGAGACCCCGAAAATGGCATTAGGGTCCCTGTCACGGAGATTGCTCTGGAGGACTCTCCGAACGGGACGAAGAATCCACCGTTCACGGTCTACCGGACGGCCGGGCCCGGAAGCGATCCTGTGATCGGCCTGGAGCCGTTCCGGTCCGAATGGATAGAATCCAGGGGCGACACCGAGCCCTACGGCGGCCGGGAACGGAACCTGCTCGACGACGGTAAATCCGCCGTGCGACGGGGTGCCGCTTCTGCTGAATGGAAAGGCGCGCAGCCGGTTCCCCGCCGCGCCCTCGAGGGTAAGACCGTTACCCAGATGCGCTACGCCCGCCAGGGCGTCATCACTCCCGAGATGCGGTTTGTGGCAGTGCGGGAAAACTGCGACGTTGAGCTGGTGCGCGGCGAAGTTGCCGCAGGTCGGGCCATCATTCCCAACAACATCAACCACCCCGAATCCGAACCGATGATCATCGGCAAGGCCTTCCTCGTGAAGATCAACGCCAACATCGGCAACTCCGCGGTCACCTCCTCCATCGCTGAGGAAGTGGACAAACTGCAGTGGGCCGCCCGATGGGGCGCCGACACCGTGATGGACCTCTCCACCGGCGATGACATCCACACCACCCGTGAATGGATCATCCGCAACGCTCCGGTCCCGATTGGGACAGTACCGATCTATCAGGCACTGGAGAAGGTCAACGGTGAGGCCAATGACCTGACCTGGGAAATCTATCGGGACACCGTGATCGAACAATGCGAGCAGGGCGTGGACTATATGACCGTCCACGCCGGGGTGCTGCTGCGGTACGTCCCCCTGACCGCCAACCGGGTGACCGGTATCGTCTCCCGCGGCGGGTCGATCATGGCCGGCTGGTGCCTGGCCCACCACCAGGAGAACTTCCTCTACACACACTTCGACGAACTGTGCGAGATCTTCGCCAAGTACGACGTCGCCTTTTCCCTGGGTGATGGCCTGCGGCCCGGCGCGACCGCGGATGCCAACGACGCCGCCCAGTTCGCCGAACTGGACACCCTCGCCGAACTCACCAAGCGGGCCTGGAAGTACGACGTGCAGGTCATGGTCGAAGGCCCCGGGCACATCCCCTTCCACCTCGTCCGCGAAAACGTCGAGCGACAGCAGGAACTCTGCGACGGCGCCCCCTTCTACACCCTCGGCCCGTTGGTGACCGACATCGCCCCAGGCTATGACCACATCACCTCGGCCATCGGCGCCACCGAAATCGCCCGCTACGGCACCGCAATGCTCTGCTACGTCACGCCCAAGGAACACCTCGGGTTGCCGAACAAGGATGACGTCAAGACCGGCGTCATCACCTACAAAATCGCGGCCCACGCCGCCGACCTCGCCAAAGGACACCCAGGAGCCCACGAACGCGACGACGCCCTGTCAAAAGCACGGTTCGAGTTCCGCTGGCGGGACCAGTTCGCACTTTCCCTGGACCCGGAAACAGCCGAATCCTTCCATGACGAGACGTTGCCCGCCGAGCCGGCGAAGACCGCGCACTTCTGCTCCATGTGCGGACCCAAGTTCTGCTCCATGCGGCTCTCCCAGGACATCCGCGACCAGTTCGGAGGCATGTCCGAACAGGAAGCCATCGCCGGAATGAACGCTAAATCCGACGAGTTCCGCGAATCCGGCGGGAAGGTCTACCTCCCCGAACCCGTCGTGCCCGGGAGCTAG
- a CDS encoding DUF2156 domain-containing protein, producing the protein MPVPPPDPGTVPHQGRWLSRIEILRRAPVTAGFVLVFWAAGALTSTIITGPAGTLRPNVAATAHSLPGRWWALLSSGLWAQNLTGYLLGSAVVLVVGLALEYRMGSLRFAVAALGSQILGISAALAFLTVAHQIMGTWTQEMSGHLFLGPTALMTGAIMAGTAMMPTLWRRRVRLVVFALLVLLALYSGGFADLVRLSAAGAGALLGPVLCGRAPRFVRPVSSRHEGRVLIALLVAVSAVGPVVAGLTPHAAGPLSVLRFLFTNIQPVDPATLQVLCADPGQAKECAGAQLQLRAGAGAIFMAVLPSFLLLILADGLRRGRRFAWAAAVLVQLGLSVLAGITIAGVLYPGAPGTVAPEGIGAIETAGYTHPLALVLPLLLPAVLTLVLLIFRGLFPVSAPAGTYRRLAVSTGKTAAVLASVYLLAGILLAPSITPVPGPRELLADIPDRFLPLGYMLDLAPAFVPQGAAATVLYEGVGIVFWAVTAIMTLKTFLRPAPTQHHSGTGLAREILKANHGGNLSWMTTWPGNMYWFSSTGESFIAYRVIAGVALALGGPVGPVTPRHATFEEFTRFCSGQGWTPCFYSVPLDLRDHAASLGWGSVQVAQETILPLDAVSFKGKKFQDVRTAMNNAAKAGISAEWTTYRTASFSVLAQIQEISEEWVADKKMPEMGFTLGSLDELNDPEVRLLVAVGTDHMVHAVASWLPVYNNGTIEGWTLDFMRRRTNGFRAGIEFLIASASLSLKNEGYGFISLSGAPLARHNEPPQRGPASASNQSSGSLDRLLDRLGATLEPVYGFRSLLAFKAKFQPRYEPLYMLYPDAAALPAIANAITRAYLPTVNLAETLTLARRLLSAPKQPRTRVSRPYRHPPSQPETPVKKSE; encoded by the coding sequence GTGCCAGTGCCACCGCCGGATCCCGGAACCGTGCCCCACCAAGGGCGTTGGCTGTCCCGGATCGAAATTCTGCGCCGTGCCCCGGTTACAGCGGGTTTTGTCCTGGTCTTTTGGGCCGCCGGAGCTCTGACATCCACCATCATCACCGGCCCGGCCGGCACCTTGCGTCCCAACGTGGCAGCAACAGCGCACTCACTGCCCGGCCGCTGGTGGGCGCTTCTGAGTTCCGGGCTGTGGGCGCAGAACCTGACCGGGTACCTGCTGGGAAGCGCAGTTGTGCTCGTAGTCGGGCTGGCACTCGAATACCGGATGGGAAGCCTCAGGTTCGCCGTAGCGGCCCTGGGCAGCCAGATACTCGGAATTAGTGCAGCTCTCGCGTTCCTCACGGTTGCACATCAGATCATGGGGACCTGGACTCAGGAAATGAGCGGGCACCTCTTCCTTGGTCCCACTGCACTCATGACCGGGGCCATTATGGCGGGGACGGCGATGATGCCGACCCTGTGGCGGCGGCGGGTCCGCCTCGTCGTCTTCGCCCTGCTGGTACTCCTGGCCCTCTACAGCGGCGGGTTCGCGGACCTGGTCCGCCTCAGCGCCGCAGGTGCCGGGGCGCTCCTGGGCCCGGTCCTGTGTGGGAGGGCGCCCCGTTTCGTCCGCCCCGTCAGCTCCCGGCATGAGGGCCGGGTCCTCATCGCGCTGCTGGTGGCCGTGTCGGCCGTCGGGCCCGTCGTCGCCGGCCTGACGCCGCACGCCGCGGGACCGCTATCGGTGCTGCGTTTCCTGTTCACCAACATTCAGCCCGTGGACCCGGCGACACTCCAAGTCCTGTGCGCCGACCCGGGACAAGCGAAGGAATGCGCCGGCGCGCAACTGCAGCTGCGCGCCGGCGCCGGCGCAATTTTCATGGCGGTCCTGCCATCTTTTCTCTTACTGATCCTCGCAGACGGTTTACGCCGAGGACGCCGCTTCGCCTGGGCCGCCGCCGTGCTGGTTCAGCTGGGTTTGTCCGTGCTGGCCGGAATCACCATCGCAGGGGTGCTGTATCCGGGAGCACCGGGCACCGTGGCGCCCGAAGGGATCGGCGCCATCGAAACTGCCGGGTACACGCACCCTCTCGCGCTGGTGCTGCCGCTACTCCTGCCCGCGGTGCTGACGCTGGTGCTGCTGATCTTCCGCGGGCTTTTTCCGGTGTCGGCCCCTGCCGGAACCTACCGACGGCTCGCGGTCAGCACCGGGAAGACAGCAGCCGTCCTTGCCTCCGTCTACCTGTTGGCCGGAATCCTCCTGGCTCCCAGCATCACACCCGTCCCGGGACCCAGGGAACTGCTCGCAGATATACCGGATAGGTTTCTGCCGCTGGGATACATGCTCGATCTTGCCCCGGCGTTCGTTCCCCAGGGCGCCGCTGCAACCGTTCTCTATGAAGGAGTCGGCATTGTCTTCTGGGCTGTCACCGCAATCATGACCTTAAAAACCTTCCTGCGCCCGGCCCCAACACAGCACCACTCCGGTACCGGACTCGCACGAGAAATACTGAAAGCCAACCACGGTGGCAACTTGTCCTGGATGACGACCTGGCCAGGGAATATGTACTGGTTCTCCTCCACCGGTGAAAGTTTCATCGCCTATCGTGTCATCGCTGGGGTTGCCCTGGCCCTGGGCGGCCCGGTCGGACCCGTGACCCCTCGCCATGCCACGTTCGAGGAGTTCACCCGTTTTTGCAGTGGGCAAGGCTGGACCCCGTGCTTCTACTCCGTCCCCCTGGATCTGCGCGACCACGCCGCGTCCCTGGGCTGGGGCTCAGTGCAGGTCGCCCAGGAAACGATCCTGCCGCTTGATGCGGTGTCCTTTAAAGGAAAGAAATTCCAGGACGTCCGAACCGCGATGAATAACGCCGCCAAAGCCGGGATCAGTGCCGAATGGACCACATACCGGACCGCATCGTTCTCGGTACTGGCACAGATCCAGGAGATCTCGGAAGAATGGGTCGCCGACAAGAAAATGCCCGAAATGGGATTCACCCTCGGAAGCCTGGACGAACTCAACGACCCCGAGGTCCGACTGCTGGTTGCCGTCGGCACTGACCACATGGTCCACGCCGTCGCCTCTTGGCTGCCCGTCTACAACAACGGCACCATCGAAGGCTGGACCCTGGACTTCATGCGGCGCCGCACCAACGGATTCCGTGCCGGCATCGAATTCCTTATCGCTTCCGCCTCACTCAGCCTCAAAAACGAAGGATACGGGTTCATCAGCCTCTCTGGAGCGCCGCTGGCCCGGCACAACGAACCACCACAGCGCGGACCAGCTTCGGCAAGCAACCAGAGCTCCGGCAGCCTGGACCGGCTCCTCGACCGGCTCGGCGCGACCCTGGAACCTGTCTACGGGTTCAGGTCCCTGCTGGCATTCAAAGCAAAATTCCAGCCCCGCTACGAACCCCTCTACATGCTCTACCCTGACGCAGCCGCACTGCCCGCCATTGCCAACGCCATCACCCGCGCCTACCTCCCCACTGTCAACCTCGCAGAAACCCTAACCCTGGCCCGGCGCCTGCTAAGTGCACCCAAACAACCCCGCACCCGAGTCAGTAGACCGTACCGTCACCCGCCATCCCAGCCCGAAACGCCGGTGAAGAAAAGCGAATAA
- a CDS encoding phosphatase PAP2 family protein, producing the protein MMDSSSEHPNTIFPGLRSWWWATAALSIFATTTAAGMAAKSFGPLAPELGLDIFLSHGRNSALTALSEAIHYGLGPAGALALVLMICGYLLWYRRRPVQALAFGSVVAVGWLAATAGKILVSRSRPPADATGALIAETGNNSFPSGHTAFAVSLALAAVLVLAHGTGQRLTVLAAGSLFATVVAFSRMYLGVHYLSDVIGSVLISSAAILAWLPVWNKVIAPRISGIGLIRGFDAKTLDRRRRHRTSNHAG; encoded by the coding sequence ATGATGGATTCATCCTCCGAACACCCGAACACGATCTTCCCCGGGCTGCGGTCCTGGTGGTGGGCGACGGCCGCGCTCTCCATTTTCGCGACCACGACCGCGGCCGGGATGGCCGCGAAGTCCTTCGGGCCCCTGGCCCCGGAGCTGGGCCTGGACATCTTCCTGAGTCATGGGAGGAACAGTGCCTTGACTGCGCTCAGTGAGGCCATTCACTACGGACTTGGACCGGCCGGTGCCCTGGCGCTGGTGCTGATGATCTGCGGGTACCTGCTCTGGTACCGCCGTCGACCGGTTCAGGCGCTGGCCTTCGGCTCCGTTGTTGCTGTCGGGTGGCTGGCCGCAACAGCCGGAAAGATCTTGGTCAGCCGTTCCCGGCCGCCTGCCGACGCGACCGGAGCGCTGATCGCCGAAACGGGCAACAACAGCTTCCCTTCCGGACACACGGCCTTCGCAGTCTCCCTGGCGCTGGCCGCCGTGCTGGTCCTCGCCCACGGAACCGGGCAGCGCCTGACAGTACTTGCCGCAGGCTCCCTTTTCGCAACCGTTGTGGCGTTCTCCCGGATGTACCTCGGGGTGCATTACCTTAGCGACGTCATCGGATCCGTCCTGATCAGCAGTGCGGCGATCCTGGCTTGGCTGCCGGTCTGGAACAAAGTCATCGCGCCGCGGATCTCCGGAATTGGCCTGATTCGCGGATTCGATGCAAAGACGCTGGATCGGCGGCGACGCCACAGGACCAGCAACCATGCGGGATAG
- a CDS encoding response regulator transcription factor has product MRILLVEDETTLAETIRRGLTNEGFVVDVTADGVSGLWAATENPYDVILLDLMLPLKNGYDVLKELRERLIWTPVLMLTAKDGEYDQTDAFDLGADDYLTKPFSFIVLVARIRALVRRGAPVRPVTLTLGSLTLDPGSRNVRRRGSTIELTAREYGLLHYLMRSHDQVVSKSQILDNVWDPAFEGGENVVEVYIGYLRRKIDTPFGLQTLTTMRGMGYKLTADRPPA; this is encoded by the coding sequence ATGCGGATCTTGCTGGTCGAGGATGAAACGACACTGGCGGAGACCATTCGACGCGGACTCACTAATGAGGGCTTCGTCGTCGACGTCACCGCCGACGGGGTCAGCGGCCTGTGGGCAGCGACGGAGAACCCGTACGACGTGATCCTGCTGGATCTTATGCTTCCGCTCAAAAACGGGTACGACGTCCTCAAGGAACTGCGTGAACGCCTGATCTGGACCCCTGTTCTGATGCTGACGGCCAAAGACGGCGAATACGACCAGACGGACGCATTCGATCTGGGAGCCGATGACTACCTGACTAAACCCTTCAGCTTCATCGTCCTGGTCGCCAGGATCCGTGCCCTGGTCCGCCGCGGCGCCCCGGTACGGCCCGTCACACTGACTCTCGGGTCCCTCACCCTGGATCCGGGCAGCCGCAATGTGCGCCGTCGCGGCTCCACCATCGAACTGACCGCCCGGGAGTACGGTCTGTTGCACTACCTGATGCGCAGCCACGACCAGGTCGTGTCAAAGTCCCAGATCCTCGACAACGTCTGGGACCCGGCGTTCGAGGGCGGTGAGAACGTCGTAGAGGTCTATATTGGCTATCTGCGGCGGAAAATTGATACCCCGTTCGGGCTGCAGACCCTTACCACCATGCGGGGAATGGGCTACAAACTTACCGCCGACCGGCCGCCCGCATAA
- a CDS encoding ATP-binding protein → MDAAQGLARWRRARWGVRKRATATAVLVVAAALAVGGIVLLVLLQSSLVASTETTARQQSLDVIAQISGQDVGEAGQYIASTAHTGQYVQILAPGGSVFASSIPAAAAAPLTSLRPGAGQTLTQDVSGLPSLRDDDDFLIVATGVDVGGRLYTVVVAATVQVQADTVSTVAWFILGATPALLAVVGISVWVLVGRSLRQVERIRGQVAGISARSLDGRVDVPPTADEIQALAETMNMMLGRLQASDQEQRRFVSDASHELRSPLATLSAGVEIAAADTSGATWEQMKNILAGETARMRYLVEDLLTLAKTNDGGLRIETTDVDLDDVLNEEVRRLRSTTTRLIEVTLEPVRVAGDPRRLGQVIRNVLDNADRHAVSRISIRLLNTTDGALVTIDNDGPPVPVGERTRIFERFVRLDQSRSRESGGSGLGLAIAAGIMAAHHGWIRTGETPDGGCRFELGFTPAPATARQPGAPNHAVDPRLAEAP, encoded by the coding sequence ATGGATGCTGCTCAGGGTTTGGCGCGCTGGCGCCGTGCACGATGGGGTGTGCGCAAGCGCGCGACCGCGACCGCGGTACTGGTCGTCGCGGCGGCACTGGCAGTGGGCGGGATCGTCCTGCTCGTCCTGCTCCAGAGCTCCCTTGTGGCGTCAACGGAAACGACGGCACGGCAGCAAAGCTTGGACGTCATCGCACAGATTTCCGGCCAGGACGTCGGTGAGGCCGGCCAGTACATCGCCTCGACCGCCCACACCGGACAGTACGTCCAAATCCTCGCGCCGGGAGGTTCTGTTTTCGCCTCATCGATACCTGCAGCGGCCGCGGCCCCGTTAACTTCCCTTCGTCCCGGGGCCGGACAGACCCTGACCCAGGACGTTTCCGGGCTGCCGAGCCTGCGTGACGATGATGATTTCCTGATCGTGGCGACCGGCGTCGATGTCGGCGGCAGGCTCTACACGGTGGTCGTCGCTGCGACCGTCCAAGTCCAGGCCGACACCGTTTCCACAGTGGCCTGGTTCATCCTCGGCGCCACCCCGGCGCTGCTGGCGGTTGTGGGCATTTCCGTCTGGGTGCTGGTGGGACGGTCACTGCGGCAAGTGGAACGCATCCGTGGCCAGGTCGCGGGGATCAGTGCCCGGAGCCTGGACGGGCGCGTGGACGTGCCGCCGACCGCCGATGAGATCCAGGCCCTAGCCGAGACGATGAACATGATGCTGGGTAGGCTGCAGGCCTCGGACCAGGAACAACGCCGCTTCGTTTCCGACGCCAGCCACGAACTGCGCAGCCCGCTGGCGACCCTCAGCGCCGGGGTGGAGATCGCCGCCGCAGACACCTCCGGGGCCACCTGGGAGCAAATGAAAAACATCCTGGCAGGGGAAACAGCCCGCATGCGTTACCTGGTGGAGGATCTGCTGACCCTGGCCAAAACCAACGACGGCGGCCTCCGGATTGAGACCACAGACGTAGATCTTGATGATGTCCTGAATGAGGAAGTCCGCCGGCTGCGTTCCACCACTACCCGCCTGATCGAGGTCACCCTTGAGCCCGTCAGGGTCGCCGGAGACCCGCGGCGGCTGGGCCAGGTCATTCGCAACGTCCTGGACAACGCCGACCGGCACGCCGTCTCCCGGATCAGCATTAGGCTGCTCAACACTACCGACGGGGCGCTCGTCACGATCGATAACGACGGGCCGCCGGTGCCGGTGGGGGAACGGACGCGGATCTTCGAGCGGTTTGTCCGGCTTGATCAAAGCCGGTCCCGTGAAAGCGGCGGCAGCGGCCTCGGCTTGGCCATCGCCGCGGGAATCATGGCAGCCCACCACGGCTGGATCCGCACAGGTGAAACCCCCGACGGCGGATGCCGGTTCGAGTTGGGCTTCACGCCGGCCCCCGCCACAGCCCGCCAACCAGGGGCGCCGAACCATGCAGTGGACCCGCGCCTGGCCGAAGCGCCGTAA
- a CDS encoding alpha/beta hydrolase-fold protein has translation MNALSGLDLLTGVVPLSVGSAAAAAGLYLLIRRGRSWWMKIAAAVAAAALLALGTGWFLVHVAAVSAQELPWPVTAWIGIACLAVLLAGLNLAGTGWRRRALAPVAMAVLILGAALQVNAYFGAYRTLRDLTGASTAAIQTLPEGARVGPQTALQPAPGPKAGPLARTWVKPAGLPAAGTVNSVQIPGAVSGFAAGNAYVYLPPAYQDASRPALPVLVLVAGQPGSPADWITAGAVATAMDAFAATHDGLAPVVVIPDVNGSANGNTMCMDSRIAKADTYLSTDVPAWIKATLRVDPDPARWAIGGFSFGGTCALQMASLHANVYPSAIDLSGEAEPALGPDRAATIGQAFGGNTAAFDAVVPLKVLAARHYAHSRIYLAAGAQDGTFSGYQARVADAAAKAGMDVTTALVPGQGHSWEVPRQSLAPAMDWLAPILGLSG, from the coding sequence ATGAACGCTCTTTCCGGGTTGGATCTGCTCACCGGGGTTGTTCCCCTCAGTGTCGGGTCCGCGGCAGCGGCGGCAGGACTATACCTCCTCATCCGCCGCGGGCGGAGTTGGTGGATGAAGATAGCCGCGGCGGTCGCCGCCGCGGCCCTGCTGGCATTGGGGACAGGCTGGTTTCTGGTCCACGTGGCCGCCGTATCAGCCCAGGAGCTGCCGTGGCCCGTTACCGCGTGGATCGGCATCGCGTGCCTGGCTGTGCTGTTGGCGGGTTTGAACCTGGCCGGAACCGGCTGGCGCCGCAGAGCACTGGCACCGGTGGCCATGGCAGTGCTGATTCTGGGTGCCGCGTTGCAGGTGAATGCCTACTTCGGCGCCTACCGGACTCTCAGGGACCTGACCGGGGCCAGTACCGCAGCCATCCAGACGCTTCCGGAAGGCGCCCGAGTGGGGCCCCAGACCGCGCTCCAGCCTGCGCCCGGCCCGAAGGCGGGGCCGTTGGCGAGGACGTGGGTGAAACCCGCGGGACTCCCGGCGGCCGGGACGGTCAACTCGGTGCAGATCCCGGGTGCGGTGTCCGGCTTCGCCGCCGGCAATGCCTACGTCTACCTCCCGCCGGCTTACCAGGACGCGTCCCGGCCGGCGCTGCCTGTCCTGGTCCTGGTCGCAGGCCAGCCCGGCTCCCCGGCCGACTGGATCACCGCCGGCGCGGTAGCAACGGCCATGGATGCTTTTGCCGCAACACACGACGGGCTCGCGCCCGTCGTGGTCATCCCCGATGTCAACGGCTCGGCGAACGGCAACACCATGTGCATGGATTCCCGGATCGCCAAGGCCGACACGTACCTCTCTACCGATGTCCCGGCTTGGATCAAGGCCACTCTGAGGGTGGATCCGGACCCCGCCCGGTGGGCGATCGGCGGTTTCTCGTTTGGTGGGACCTGCGCCCTGCAGATGGCGTCCCTGCACGCGAATGTCTACCCATCAGCGATCGACCTCAGCGGCGAAGCGGAGCCGGCCCTGGGTCCCGACCGGGCAGCGACCATCGGGCAGGCGTTCGGCGGCAACACGGCCGCCTTTGACGCGGTGGTGCCCCTGAAGGTGCTGGCGGCCCGGCACTACGCCCACAGCAGGATTTACCTTGCCGCCGGGGCGCAGGACGGGACGTTCTCTGGCTACCAGGCCCGGGTCGCTGACGCGGCGGCCAAGGCCGGCATGGACGTCACGACCGCACTGGTGCCCGGTCAGGGACACTCCTGGGAGGTACCGCGGCAGTCTCTGGCCCCGGCCATGGACTGGCTCGCGCCGATCCTGGGGCTGAGCGGCTAA
- a CDS encoding ABC transporter ATP-binding protein — MAIQTSMLAKTYGSKQALEALSLEVPRGEIFGLLGHNGAGKTTTVNILTTLLPASSGTARIAGHDVTTGADLVRRSIGYLPENVQFYDNLTLAENLMFFARLSGVPDPAARIAAALEAVDFTGHGQERMSTFSKGMRQRAGIAQAILHEPKVLFLDEPTSGLDPQGVAKLREIIISLNQSLGMTVFMNTHLLAEVTKTCTSIGILSSGRLIYQNSVAATLGAFPDQASLEDIYLHIEAGTPS, encoded by the coding sequence ATGGCAATTCAAACCAGCATGCTGGCTAAGACCTACGGATCGAAACAGGCCCTTGAGGCCCTGAGCCTCGAGGTTCCCCGCGGTGAGATCTTCGGCCTGCTCGGACACAACGGGGCGGGAAAAACCACCACCGTGAACATCCTGACCACGCTGCTTCCGGCCTCATCCGGCACGGCACGGATAGCGGGCCATGACGTCACCACCGGCGCAGATCTGGTGCGCCGGTCGATCGGATACCTTCCGGAGAATGTCCAGTTCTACGACAACCTCACGCTGGCGGAGAACCTGATGTTCTTCGCCCGGCTCTCCGGGGTTCCTGATCCCGCTGCCCGGATCGCGGCGGCACTGGAGGCCGTGGACTTCACCGGCCACGGCCAGGAGCGGATGTCCACGTTTAGCAAAGGGATGCGTCAACGGGCCGGGATCGCTCAGGCCATCCTGCACGAACCGAAGGTGCTGTTCCTGGACGAACCGACCTCCGGGCTGGACCCGCAGGGTGTGGCCAAACTGCGGGAGATCATCATCAGTCTCAACCAGTCGCTGGGGATGACCGTGTTTATGAATACCCACCTCCTGGCAGAAGTGACCAAGACCTGTACCAGCATCGGGATCCTTAGCTCAGGACGGCTGATCTACCAGAACTCCGTCGCGGCCACGCTGGGGGCTTTCCCGGACCAGGCGTCGCTGGAAGACATTTACCTCCACATCGAAGCAGGCACCCCCTCATGA
- a CDS encoding ABC transporter permease subunit — protein sequence MSPWAATVGHELRSAGRERLPQLLLVIFIGMTASAAFIGSAAKATVTEVYNSAAGQGLTSAPNPFGNVPPLYYARNTVIYILLIGALLAIVTGVQSAMRDRRARTVDLVLTRRLSPAGYLSAKMTGISLGLLAVLGSSALISAACISAVTGTIPAFDQLLRLLALFGVAWLFLLFFVALGMLSGIHASSYTSALLVPIVIWSVIIFVLPLLGTAAHPVSLLNPVTPPAAPQSGIFALTGSLTGPLSLGEQFKHVAAILLKDPQATGTMAGGITVILAFLAAGISAVVLTGRTSMRKELHD from the coding sequence ATGAGCCCGTGGGCTGCCACCGTCGGGCATGAACTGCGCAGCGCCGGCCGTGAACGCCTGCCCCAACTGCTCCTCGTCATCTTCATCGGCATGACCGCATCCGCTGCGTTTATCGGCTCGGCCGCGAAAGCAACCGTTACCGAGGTCTATAACTCAGCGGCCGGCCAGGGCCTCACGAGTGCCCCTAATCCGTTCGGAAATGTCCCGCCGCTCTACTACGCCCGCAACACCGTCATTTACATCCTCCTGATTGGGGCTCTGCTGGCCATCGTGACCGGCGTCCAGTCCGCGATGCGTGACCGGCGTGCCCGGACGGTCGATCTGGTCCTTACCCGGCGCCTGTCCCCGGCCGGGTACCTGTCGGCGAAAATGACCGGCATCAGTCTGGGGCTCCTCGCGGTGCTGGGGTCCTCGGCCCTGATCAGCGCGGCCTGCATCAGCGCAGTCACCGGAACCATCCCCGCATTCGATCAGCTGCTCCGACTCCTCGCGCTTTTCGGCGTGGCATGGCTTTTCCTGCTCTTCTTCGTGGCACTGGGCATGCTCAGCGGGATCCACGCATCCAGCTACACCTCCGCACTGCTGGTCCCCATCGTGATCTGGAGTGTCATCATCTTTGTGTTGCCGCTGCTCGGTACCGCCGCGCACCCCGTCTCGCTGCTGAACCCCGTGACACCGCCCGCAGCCCCGCAGTCCGGGATCTTCGCACTCACCGGATCCCTCACCGGTCCCTTGTCCCTCGGGGAGCAATTCAAACACGTCGCCGCAATCCTGCTGAAGGACCCCCAGGCCACCGGCACCATGGCCGGCGGGATCACGGTGATCCTGGCCTTCCTCGCGGCCGGTATCAGCGCGGTCGTCCTGACCGGGCGGACCAGTATGCGAAAGGAACTTCATGACTAG